A portion of the Kazachstania africana CBS 2517 chromosome 2, complete genome genome contains these proteins:
- the CBS2 gene encoding Cbs2p (similar to Saccharomyces cerevisiae CBS2 (YDR197W); ancestral locus Anc_8.405), whose amino-acid sequence MSSIPRVYTLGNSPLKNWISYKLAKLPSQTKIPNIILLLNDEKNLKRFLDNDSKLKLNGNEQMQFMAACEPPTYVNGRLAVIENLLVCETKKKSMTSMIQKYTASLSKSSNVLMINPPIGCIPYLYEKVWSDLKRPNLFIGLNPNYRKRIKKCYTDEFNVNETFEPHKFELLLTSVPREFASYRYSPLQHTLDNQLLALVKEISDIDAKIVPFGEFLVVRFEKLIEDSCIEPLALLYDCKFNKEILQLQQAKIMVRNLVNEQTKIILKAFPFIKELPFYKVAFDNDRLYNVVISTLQKSPFEQSKLIQDMNKLNYTDINQLTGYFVRLAYSMNMDCRWNETITWLVKGKVELMRRRKLDFRYL is encoded by the coding sequence ATGTCCAGTATACCGAGAGTGTACACCTTGGGGAACTCACctttaaaaaattggataTCATACAAATTAGCTAAGCTACCAAGTCAGACCAAGATAccaaatataatattgttACTGAAcgatgaaaagaatttgaaaaggtTCCTCGATAATGACTCGAAACTGAAATTAAATGGCAATGAGCAAATGCAATTTATGGCAGCATGTGAGCCCCCAACATATGTCAATGGGAGATTGGCAGTGATAGAGAACCTACTAGTCTGTGAAACTAAGAAAAAATCCATGACTTCAATGATACAAAAATACACTGCTTCATTGAGCAAATCCTCAAACGTACTAATGATAAATCCTCCGATAGGATGTATACCTTATTTATATGAGAAGGTGTGGAgtgatttgaaaagaccaaatttattcataGGTTTGAATCCCAATTATAGGAAACgaataaaaaaatgctATACTGATGAATTTAATGTGAATGAAACTTTCGAACCtcataaatttgaattattacTTACATCAGTACCGAGAGAGTTTGCGAGTTACAGATATAGTCCACTTCAGCATACTTTGGACAATCAATTGTTAGCGTTGGTTAAAGAAAtaagtgatattgatgCTAAGATCGTTCCTTTCGGTGAGTTTTTAGTGGTAAGATTCGAAAAACTAATAGAAGATAGTTGTATTGAACCCCTAGCTTTATTATATGATTGTAAATTCAATAAGGAGATCTTGCAGTTGCAACAGGCTAAGATAATGGTTCGAAATCTTGTGAATGAACAgacaaaaataattttaaaagcATTTCCCTTCATCAAAGAGCTTCCATTCTACAAAGTCGCTTTTGATAATGACAGATTGTACAACGTGGTTATAAGTACGCTACAAAAGTCTCCCTTTGAACAAAGTAAATTGATTCAGGATATGAACAAGCTAAATTATACAGATATCAATCAGTTAACAGGGTATTTTGTCAGATTGGCGTACTCTATGAATATGGATTGTAGATGGAATGAAACCATTACATGGCTAGTGAAAGGCAAAGTAGAACTGATGAGACGTCGGAAATTAGATTTTCGTTATCTGTAA
- the RKM2 gene encoding protein-lysine N-methyltransferase (similar to Saccharomyces cerevisiae RKM2 (YDR198C); ancestral locus Anc_8.406), which translates to MEANVATLQKWLEKSPFFEISDKIKVVDSKESGRGVRLINDRIQKNEIVFSIPSSHQLNFYTVLERIHTFKSGHFSEGDESNEDRNLIADDDPRFRAYEILDETTLLKFSSFQLLALYILAEWKFLPLWSKSEEVTSFWKPFFDVWPSKEELISIPAIWELIQDSSYKKLIHYLPDGSKKQLKEKVELVMEDWEIISPILKVWNKIFNITVSLETQFLDFIHVYFIINSRCLYAKISIKEDDDSSQFTLVPFVDFLNHTAEIDVHCYPHVTKPKIIQDKVGQFTVRCGKHSYKQRGDELFFNYGPHSNDFLLNEYGFTLKNNEWNFIDISNIIRRTVLNTGGPKMQAYLLGQGYWDDYTINFEEISYRSLVAICLVVTEDYDKIGKFIKGYVSELYFRPAIDEFVKNLLSSLMQDYNENISNLNTLRSSQIEITSWCIDNIMTIYEGYIRIIGNHMDKY; encoded by the coding sequence ATGGAGGCTAACGTTGCAACTTTACAGAAATGGCTAGAGAAATctccattttttgaaatatctgATAAGATCAAGGTGGTGGATTCAAAAGAATCAGGTAGAGGTGTCAGGCTGATAAATGATAggattcaaaaaaatgaaattgtctTCAGTATACCCAGCTCTCAccaattgaatttttacaCCGTTTTAGAGAGAATTCATACATTCAAGTCTGGACATTTCTCTGAAGGCGAtgaatcaaatgaagatCGCAATCTTATAGCTGACGATGATCCAAGATTTCGGGCatatgaaattttagatGAGACAACTCTACTTAAGTTTAGCTCTTTCCAGCTACTAGCCCTGTATATTTTGGCTGAATGGAAATTTCTCCCACTATGGTCCAAAAGTGAAGAAGTTACCTCATTCTGGAAGCCATTTTTTGATGTTTGGCCCTCTAAAGAGGAACTGATATCGATACCTGCAATCTGGGAACTAATACAGGATTCATCATACAAAAAGCTAATTCACTACTTACCAGATGGTTCAAAAAAACAGCTAAAAGAGAAGGTTGAATTAGTGATGGAGGACTGGGAGATCATCTCCCcgattttgaaagtatggaataaaatattcaacATTACAGTATCTTTGGAAACGCAGTTTCTAGATTTCATTCATGTGTATTTTATCATAAATTCAAGATGTTTATATGCAAAAATCTCCATTAAAGAGGACGATGATTCAAGCCAATTTACTTTGGTTCCATTTGTAGACTTTTTAAATCATACTGCTGAAATCGACGTTCATTGTTACCCACATGTAACTAAGCCAAAGATCATACAGGACAAGGTTGGTCAGTTTACAGTAAGGTGTGGGAAGCATTCTTATAAACAAAGAGGTGATGAgctctttttcaattatgGACCAcattcaaatgattttttacTCAATGAGTACGGTTTTACActgaaaaataatgaatggAATTTTATCGATATTTCCAACATAATAAGAAGAACAGTGCTTAATACAGGAGGACCAAAAATGCAAGCATATTTGCTGGGTCAAGGATATTGGGATGACTATACGATCAACTTCGAGGAGATCAGTTATCGAAGTCTGGTGGCTATTTGCTTAGTTGTGACAGAAGATTACGATAAGATAggtaaatttatcaaaggCTATGTATCTGAGTTATATTTCAGGCCagcaattgatgaattcgtgaaaaatttattgtcTTCCTTAATGCAAGACTACAACGAAAATATCTCCAATTTAAATACATTGAGATCTtctcaaattgaaatcacTTCCTGGTGTATCGACAATATCATGACAATATATGAAGGATATATCAGAATAATTGGCAACCATATGGATAAATATTAG
- the VPS64 gene encoding Vps64p (similar to Saccharomyces cerevisiae VPS64 (YDR200C) and FAR10 (YLR238W); ancestral locus Anc_8.408), translated as MDQYTDQLKGSNSVKPVIGLSARMMSELDNKRRQQQFPSSGNSTTRASPNKQHRPTGRTRSNSRSSGSRSQSDYDQFTQEVEQSQLLSRSIPNNPIATTSAPITNVTVQPRSKYIHIIVLKSLNATFEAKYLVVPFKPDILKLGRPVVNSNSGNNNNTTNKKDSNALVRPDNGNFDSRVLSRSHACLSCDALTGKIYIRDLKSSNGTFVNGSRISQTDVELKIGDIIDLGTDIDSKFEHRKISALVEEISVIPLINNISPEFNGESDIGQQDQTKSNTNDILTENKIITNNNSQVEVTATTAQRAAFEAAMFGDVNNLDLEDSILGPETEILSGIFINNSIGTSPNLINIIKALSTEIALEKQELAKLKSMENFLVNYTTNLDYINKLMVDMNDKQLIKLQNTLKKSFNEKHEIYIKETKEKFERFKTDKELLKARMDEKETVYNNQLKKLEMEIDDMKTRLEVEKYKNSKFNQKDSKTVKDESEATSDTDEMESFQEDGSVKKGQNYGNRKKTGKFVAISAASAGVIALLIKLSLAKA; from the coding sequence ATGGATCAATATACTGATCAATTGAAAGGAAGCAACAGCGTCAAACCAGTTATAGGGCTCAGTGCACGTATGATGTCGGAGTTAGACAACAAGAGAAGACAGCAGCAGTTCCCCAGCTCAGGTAATTCGACAACAAGAGCTTCTCCTAACAAACAGCATAGGCCAACGGGAAGAACAAGGTCAAATTCTAGAAGTAGCGGATCAAGATCACAAAGTGACTATGACCAATTTACCCAGGAAGTGGAGCAATCTCAATTGCTGTCCCGTTCAATTCCTAATAATCCAATTGCTACCACTTCAGCTCCTATTACGAATGTAACAGTGCAGCCTCGTAGCAAATACATACATATCATAGTTTTGAAGTCTCTAAATGCCACATTCGAAGCAAAATACCTTGTGGTACCTTTCAAGCCggatattttaaaattagGTAGACCTGTGGTCAACTCAAATTCtggaaataataataatacaacgaataagaaagattcaaatGCTCTCGTGAGACCAGACAACGGGAATTTTGACTCTAGGGTTCTTTCGAGAAGTCATGCATGTCTAAGTTGTGATGCATTGACAGGTAAGATATATATTAGGGACCTGAAGTCGAGCAACGGAACTTTTGTCAATGGCAGTAGAATTAGCCAAACTGATGTAGAACTGAAGATCGGTGATATTATTGACTTAGGAACAGACATTGACAGTAAATTCGAGCACAGGAAAATAAGTGCTcttgttgaagaaatatcCGTGATACCtttaattaataatatctCGCCTGAATTCAATGGCGAGAGTGATATTGGACAACAAGATCAAACAAAATCCAATACTAACGACATCCttactgaaaataaaataattacaaataataattctcAAGTAGAAGTCACTGCAACAACAGCACAAAGAGCTGCATTCGAAGCGGCAATGTTTGGTGACGTCAACAATTTAGATTTAGAGGACTCAATATTAGGTCCAGAAACTGAAATTCTGAGTGGCATATTTATAAATAACTCAATTGGTACTAGTCCCAATCtgataaatattattaaagcACTATCAACAGAAATTGCATTAGAAAAACAGGAATTGGCCAAATTAAAGtcaatggaaaattttcttgtaaaCTATACTACAAATCTAGACtatatcaataaattaatgGTTGATATGAATGATAAACAGTTAATCAAACTGCAAAATActttaaaaaaatctttcaacGAAAAGCATGAAATTTATATTAAAGAAACCAAAGAGAAGTTTGAACGTTTCAAAACGGACAAAGAGCTCTTGAAAGCAAGGATGGATGAGAAGGAAACAGTATATAACAAccaattgaagaagttaGAAATGGAAATCGACGATATGAAGACAAGATTGGAAGTAGAGAAATATAAAAACTCAAAATTTAACCAAAAGGACTCTAAAACAGTCAAAGATGAGAGCGAAGCAACTAGTGATACTGACGAGATGGAGTCATTCCAAGAGGATGGGAGCGTCAAAAAAGGACAAAACTATGGTAATAGGAAAAAAACAGGTAAATTCGTGGCTATATCGGCTGCATCTGCGGGTGTGATCGCTTTACTAATTAAACTGTCTTTAGCAAAGGCCTAA
- the SPC19 gene encoding Spc19p (similar to Saccharomyces cerevisiae SPC19 (YDR201W); ancestral locus Anc_8.409) — MAEALESSVVSLESTISLLQDSIETLKTDSKDNNYLTDTMLRCNQVFELIPEFDIERARNDLNEEVEPLIRTLQEKLKKSLSKMTRELDTLKQTFELNQLRLNNTATNNETDLSSDDINVSTDDVVMASSTNEELEELKRLRLKREELQERLNQLNQ; from the coding sequence ATGGCAGAGGCATTGGAATCAAGCGTTGTTAGTTTAGAAAGCACGATTTCGCTGCTTCAGGATTCGattgaaactttgaaaacCGATTCCAAGGATAATAATTATTTGACAGATACAATGTTACGATGCAATCAAGTATTCGAGTTAATACCTGAATTTGACATTGAGAGAGCAAGAAACGATTTGAATGAAGAAGTAGAGCCATTGATTAGGACTTTACAGgagaagttgaagaaatcttTAAGCAAGATGACCAGAGAGTTGGACACGTTAAAGCAAACGTTCGAACTAAACCAGCTGCGTCTTAACAATACAGCCACAAATAACGAGACAGATCTTTCCAGTGATGATATCAATGTTAGCACGGATGATGTAGTCATGGCGTCTTCGACAAATGAAGAGTTGGaggaattgaaaagattaagattGAAGAGGGAAGAACTGCAAGAAAGActaaatcaattgaatcaGTAG
- the COQ4 gene encoding ubiquinone biosynthesis protein COQ4 (similar to Saccharomyces cerevisiae COQ4 (YDR204W); ancestral locus Anc_8.411), with amino-acid sequence MTSAVYFGKGSLRRMTVVKVAPRRSFVLGAVTTATLGSFLLGKEATLANRMNNGELHNKNVDYDAKLKENVHRRLQALKNTRPMEPNYEGHVPLYKSEKLLLFLVSGLRSFLHPENGYNIVQLGEATAFPIFLESLKKTMLSDATGRRILRDKPHVHSETLHMGKLSQYPQNTFGYKFYEWCKNENVTPDTRAPVTYIDDPLHAYVFKRYRQCHDFYHALNNLPIIIEGEITVKALEAANLGVPMAALGAIFAPLRLKPIQKQRLYDIYLPWAVKTGLTCKPLINVYWEELLDKDIDELRNDLGITLPPDLRKIRKQRKETLNHLKIKYNKQRMGS; translated from the coding sequence ATGACAAGTGCAGTATACTTTGGGAAAGGGTCACTTAGACGCATGACTGTGGTGAAAGTAGCCCCCAGGCGAAGCTTTGTTTTGGGTGCTGTCACAACAGCTACATTAGGGTCTTTTTTATTGGGAAAAGAAGCTACATTAGCCAACCGGATGAATAACGGTGAGCTCCATAACAAGAATGTTGACTACGACGcaaaattgaaggaaaatgtGCATAGGAGGCTACAGGCACTGAAAAATACAAGACCAATGGAACCAAATTATGAAGGGCATGTTCCCTTATACAAGAGTGAAAAGCTGTTACTATTTCTTGTATCTGGTTTGAGATCATTCCTGCATCCAGAAAATGGTTACAATATCGTACAATTGGGAGAAGCCACGGCATTCCCAATATTCTTAGAGAgtttgaagaaaacaatGCTATCTGATGCTACTGGTAGAAGAATTCTTCGAGATAAACCTCATGTACATTCGGAGACGCTACATATGGGGAAATTGTCTCAGTACCCTCAAAACACGTTTGGATATAAGTTCTATGAATGGTGCAAAAATGAAAACGTTACTCCGGACACAAGAGCCCCAGTAACTTATATAGATGATCCTTTGCACGCTTATGTGTTCAAGAGGTACAGACAATGTCACGACTTTTACCACGCTTTAAACAATCTGCCAATAATCATAGAAGGTGAGATCACAGTGAAGGCCCTGGAGGCAGCAAATCTGGGGGTGCCAATGGCTGCATTAGGTGCGATATTCGCCCCATTGAGGTTGAAACcaattcaaaaacaaaGATTGTACGATATCTATTTGCCTTGGGCTGTAAAGACGGGTTTAACATGTAAACCACTGATCAATGTGTATTGGGAGGAGCTTCTGGATAAAGATATTGACGAATTGAGAAACGACCTAGGGATCACTTTACCACCAGACctaagaaaaattagaaaacaGCGCAAAGAGACGTTGAACCATCTGAAAATCAAGTATAATAAACAAAGAATGGGAAGCTAG